The window CCGCCAGTCACCATCGGGCGGATCGTCGAGGTTCAGGCGTGCCAGCAGCACCTCGCTGTTGTCGGCGCATTCGATACCCGCGACATGGCGACGCCGCACCGGTGTATCGCTCAGCCAGGTCTGCGTGTCCGGCCCGGACAGCACTCGCAGCGGAACCGCGATCACATGCGGTGAACGTACCTCATCGGCGCCGAAGCGCCACTGCGCGAGGCAATAGGCACCGCATGGCGTCTCGGGCGCGGCGCTGATGTGAAACGGGGGATTCATTGGCGCGCATTGTAAGCGCAGGGCGCTGCAGTCGCTGTGAACAGGCCGCCGACAGGTCTGCTGACATTCCGTGGGCGAGCGATCTCGATCCGGTTCGGGAGGTCGGCAAGGACCTGCGCCTTGCCAGCGTGCTCGATCCCTACGGTAATCGGCTGTCGATCATTCAGAACCCCCTGCTCGATCCGAAGAAGCTGGCCTGCCCAGACGATGCATCGCGCCGACCGGCTGTTCCAGCTCGTTCGGTACCTGCGCGGTCGGCGTGTGACCACGGCCGCGCAGCTGGCCGAGCGTCTGGAGGATTTCCTGCGCGCGGTGCGCGCAGATTGCGCGCAGAAAGCGGGTAAGCAAGCCCTGATTCACCTGTCGTGGAGTAAGCTGGGCGCCGAATTCTGCGGAGCCCCACATGCAAGCGGACGACAAGCGCAGCCTCAAGCCTGCGGACGCGCTCAAGCGCCGCAGCCGCGGCTGGTTGGTGATTTCGATCGGCCTGATCGCGGTCGGCGCCGTGGCGGTTGCCCTGCCCGTGGTCGCCGGACTGGCGACCACGCTGCTGATCGGCTGGCTGCTGGTGTTGGCCGCGTTCGCGCACTTCGTGATCACTTTCGAGCCGCAACGCCTCGGCAGCCGGATCTGGCATGCGCTGGTCGCGGTGCTGTACGGGCTGGTCGGCACCTATCTGCTGCTGCATCCGGCAGCCGGGCTGATGTCGCTGACGCTGTTGTTCGCCGTGATGCTGATCGCTGCGGCGATCTTCCGTGTGGCCGCCTATCTGCGACTGCGCCATCTGCGCGGCGCCGGCTGGCTGCTGCTGGATGCCTTGCTCAGCGTGGTGCTGGGCCTGCTGATCGGTTCGCAGTACCCGCAGAGCAGCGAATGGGCGGTCGGCATGCTGATCGGCGTGTCGATTCTCGCCAATGGGCTCAGTGGGCTGATGTTCTCGCTGGCGGCGCGGCGCTATGCCGAGTCGCTGGACGAACCCGGCCATTCGGCATCACTCTGAGATGCCGGACAACGCGAGAGATCCCGACATGAAACCATCAATCAAGCAGACCACGCTCGTCGCCGCCCTCGCACTGATGCTCGGCGCCTGCGCCAGCAAAGGGCCGATCATCGACACTCAGGGCGTGGACATGAGCCGCTACGACCAGGATCTGGCGCAGTGCGAAACCTATGCGAGCCAGGTCAACACCGGCGAGCAAGCCGGCAAGAGCGCCGCGGCCGGAGGGGTGCTCGGCGCGATCTTCGGCGCCATCGTCGGTGACAGTTCAACCGTGGCCAAGGGCGCTGGCGTCGGCGCCGTGGCCGGTGGTGCGCGCGGCGCGGCCGGCGGTGAGCGGGAGAAGGACCAGGTGGTCAAGAACTGCCTGCGTGGACGCGGTTACAAGGTCTTGAACTAGGCTTGAGTTCTGAAAGTAATCGACCTGATTCTTCCAACGTCATTTCCGCGCGAGAATGAATTCTCAGTAATATACTGAATATAAATGTAAATTTATCGAAACTTTGACCTGTGCAGGAACTGTGCA is drawn from Banduia mediterranea and contains these coding sequences:
- a CDS encoding HdeD family acid-resistance protein, whose amino-acid sequence is MQADDKRSLKPADALKRRSRGWLVISIGLIAVGAVAVALPVVAGLATTLLIGWLLVLAAFAHFVITFEPQRLGSRIWHALVAVLYGLVGTYLLLHPAAGLMSLTLLFAVMLIAAAIFRVAAYLRLRHLRGAGWLLLDALLSVVLGLLIGSQYPQSSEWAVGMLIGVSILANGLSGLMFSLAARRYAESLDEPGHSASL
- a CDS encoding glycine zipper family protein gives rise to the protein MKPSIKQTTLVAALALMLGACASKGPIIDTQGVDMSRYDQDLAQCETYASQVNTGEQAGKSAAAGGVLGAIFGAIVGDSSTVAKGAGVGAVAGGARGAAGGEREKDQVVKNCLRGRGYKVLN